In Carya illinoinensis cultivar Pawnee chromosome 9, C.illinoinensisPawnee_v1, whole genome shotgun sequence, the following are encoded in one genomic region:
- the LOC122275590 gene encoding berberine bridge enzyme-like 7, whose translation MKTSCQRPPSIPIILATILFSISCANSEEVNLHMFFRCLSNNSSPFHQVSQAIYTPNNASFLSVLNSYIKNPRFLTSATPKPLAIITAKHISHIQATVICAQRYGLEIRIRSGGHDSEGLSYVSNNPFLVLDMFNFRALHIDIASETAWVQAGATLGEVYYRIAEKSKVHAFPAGVCPTVGTGGHFSGGGYGNLMRKYGLSVDNIIDAQIVNVNGSILDRKSMGEDVFWAIRGGGGASFGVIISWTIKLVRVPSKVTVFHVSRTLEQNATNVVYRWQEVAHNLPKDLFVRAFLQAVDGSKEGKKMMLVHFIGHFLGKSESLLSLMNVRFPELRLQLDDCKEMTWIESTLFWALYPPGTPTDSLLVRPSKVNASSFITKSDYVKEPIPKTGLESIWKVLIKMGRNVWMQWNPYGGRMSEISESETPFPHRAGNIFKIEYYVEWVKEGTEATNHSRNLARTLYKVMRPYVSKSPREAFLNYRDLDIGIASSHHNRTVLMKSARVYGCKYFKGNLGRLMRAKTSIDPSNFFKNEQSIPPVGH comes from the coding sequence ATGAAGACCTCATGCCAGCGACCACCTTCAATCCCAATCATTCTTGCAACCATCTTGTTCTCAATTTCATGTGCGAATTCAGAGGAAGTTAATCTACACATGTTTTTCCGATGCCTCTCAAATAATTCTTCACCATTCCACCAAGTCTCCCAGGCCATCTACACCCCCAACAATGCCTCTTTTCTCTCAGTTTTGAACTCCTACATAAAAAACCCCAGGTTTTTGACATCTGCAACCCCAAAACCGCTCGCTATTATAACTGCCAAACACATTTCTCACATCCAAGCAACTGTTATTTGTGCACAGCGTTATGGCTTGGAAATTAGGATTCGAAGCGGTGGCCATGACAGCGAGGGTCTTTCATATGTATCAAATAATCCATTTCTAGTCCTTGACATGTTCAACTTTCGAGCTCTTCACATTGATATAGCATCTGAGACTGCATGGGTTCAGGCTGGCGCTACTCTTGGAGAAGTTTATTACAGAATTGCTGAGAAAAGTAAAGTCCATGCTTTCCCTGCTGGGGTCTGTCCGACCGTAGGCACGGGTGGACACTTTTCTGGAGGTGGATATGGAAACTTGATGCGAAAGTATGGCCTCTCTGTAGATAATATAATCGATGCGCAAATAGTCAATGTCAATGGATCGATCCTTGATAGAAAATCCATGGGAGAGGACGTGTTTTGGGCCATTAGAGGAGGGGGTGGAGCAAGCTTTGGAGTCATTATTTCCTGGACGATAAAGTTGGTACGAGTTCCATCCAAGGTGACAGTGTTCCACGTTTCAAGGACATTGGAACAGAATGCAACAAATGTTGTTTATCGTTGGCAAGAGGTTGCACATAATCTACCAAAAGACCTCTTCGTAAGGGCATTTCTACAGGCAGTGGATGGAAGTAAGGAAGGCAAGAAGATGATGCTAGTTCATTTCATTGGACACTTTCTGGGAAAATCTGAAAGCCTTCTCTCTTTGATGAATGTGAGGTTCCCCGAACTAAGATTGCAGCTAGATGACTGCAAAGAAATGACATGGATTGAGTCCACTCTTTTCTGGGCACTTTACCCCCCTGGAACTCCCACGGATTCTTTACTAGTCAGGCCATCCAAGGTAAATGCCTCCTCCTTCATAACCAAGTCTGATTATGTGAAAGAACCAATTCCAAAGACTGGTTTAGAATCCATATGGAAGGTGTTAATTAAAATGGGGCGAAATGTATGGATGCAATGGAATCCTTATGGAGGAAGAATGAGTGAGATTTCGGAATCAGAGACTCCATTCCCACACAGGGCTGGAAACATATTCAAGATAGAGTATTACGTGGAATGGGTGAAAGAAGGTACAGAGGCTACGAACCATAGCCGTAATTTGGCAAGAACCCTATACAAGGTAATGAGACCGTACGTATCAAAATCCCCCAGGGAGGCTTTTCTCAACTATAGAGATCTTGATATCGGTATTGCCAGTTCACATCATAATCGTACAGTCCTTATGAAGAGTGCACGAGTATATGGGTGTAAGTATTTCAAAGGCAATCTGGGCAGGTTGATGCGTGCGAAGACGAGCATTGATCCCTCCAATTTCTTCAAAAACGAACAAAGCATTCCTCCAGTCGGTCATTGA